In the Pedobacter cryoconitis genome, TATACTGGGACAGAAATATTATCCGATCCCTTATAAACTGAAACGGATTTTAGCTTACCTGATTACCTCGATCGTCATTGTCATTTTGTCTTTCTGGGTATTTAACAGGAATATCTATATTGGGAATGGATTGTTAGTGCTGTTCTTCGCAGGTATCCTTTATGTAGAAAAGGACGAATTAAAAGTGCTTTTAGCAAGAGGCAAACCATAAGAAAGCAAACCATAAGAAAAAGGTAATTCACCTGATTTTTGGTGAATACCACTATTAAAAATAACATAAGCCTGCTTAACAAGGCTTTACTACTAAATAAATACACTAAGATGAAGATTAATATTATCAACAAATCAGGATTGGCATTGCCTCAATATGAAACAGCTCATGCAGCAGGAATGGACATGAGGGCTTTTGTAACGGAAGAGATTGTAATCAAACCTATGCAGCGTGTACTTGTACCTACAGGCTTGCATATTGAATTGCCGGTAGGCTATGAAGCACAGATCCGTCCGCGCAGTGGTTTGGCTTACAAGCATGGGATCAGCATCGTAAATTCTCCGGGAACTATTGATGCAGATTACCGCGGAGAGATCAAAGTATTGCTGATCAACCTTTCTGATACTGATTTTGTAGTTAACAATGGAGATAGAATTGCACAAATGGTGATTTCAAAACATGAAACGATTACCTGGGAAAGTGCAGAAGAGCTAAGTGATACTGCACGTGGCGAAGGTGGTTACGGACATACAGGTAAATAGACCTTAAATAAATGAACAGGATCGTTGTTTTATGCGGTATACTATTCCTGGCTTTACAGTCAGTTGCCCAGCGGCTGCCCATTTCGGCCACGGATAGTATACGCATTAAACAACTTTTTTTTGCAGGTTTGAGTAGTAAGCTTAAAGAGAATTACGTAAAGAGCAATGAAGACTTTACGAAAATAACAGCTATTGATGCCGGCAATGCTGCGGCCTGGTATGAGATAGCCTTGTTAAACTTCAGACAGAATAAAATGCCTGAAGCCGAAACAGCCATCACAAAAGCAGTTAATATTGATAAAAATAATCCGTGGTACTGGAAATTACTAGCCGAACTTTACAAGAGTACCGGAAGTATGGACCGCCTGATCCCGGTTTTTGATCAGTTGATCCGCCTGGATCCAGACCAGCAAAACTATCAGTTTGACCGTGCCAGTGCGATCGCAATCTCCGGTAGAAAGCAAGAGGCTCTGGAAGCCTACGCACTGGTAGAAAAGAAATTTGGTCCCTCCGAGGCGCTTACCAGAGCGCGTCAGCGAATTACAGGAGGCCCGCAGGAAGTTGTTGCGCCTGCAAATGCAACAGAGGCAATGGCTGCAGCTACGC is a window encoding:
- the dut gene encoding dUTP diphosphatase, which translates into the protein MKINIINKSGLALPQYETAHAAGMDMRAFVTEEIVIKPMQRVLVPTGLHIELPVGYEAQIRPRSGLAYKHGISIVNSPGTIDADYRGEIKVLLINLSDTDFVVNNGDRIAQMVISKHETITWESAEELSDTARGEGGYGHTGK